One Bacteroidota bacterium genomic window carries:
- a CDS encoding YceI family protein has product MAKSTWSIDPTHSEIGFKVKHMMFTNVSGKFNSFEATIQNEDDKFETSNISFSADVNSISTNNTDRDNHLRSADFFDVEKFAKLSFVSTGIVKVDENNFKVSGDFTIKDVTKNITLDAEYSGLMKDPWGNTKAGFALEGKINRKDFGLTWNAALETGGVLVGEDVRLLIEVQLVKS; this is encoded by the coding sequence CGAAATCGGATTCAAAGTAAAGCACATGATGTTCACAAATGTTTCAGGAAAATTTAATTCTTTTGAAGCAACTATTCAGAACGAAGATGACAAATTTGAAACTTCAAATATCTCTTTCAGTGCGGATGTAAATTCCATAAGCACCAACAACACCGACAGAGACAACCACCTGAGAAGCGCAGACTTCTTCGATGTGGAAAAATTCGCAAAACTTTCATTCGTTTCCACCGGCATCGTAAAAGTTGACGAAAACAACTTCAAAGTGTCAGGTGACTTCACAATCAAAGATGTAACCAAAAACATCACACTTGATGCTGAATACAGCGGATTGATGAAAGACCCGTGGGGAAACACCAAAGCCGGATTCGCTCTTGAAGGAAAAATCAACAGAAAAGATTTCGGTCTTACATGGAATGCAGCTCTTGAGACCGGTGGCGTTCTGGTAGGCGAAGATGTGAGACTGCTTATCGAAGTGCAGCTCGTTAAAAGCTAA
- a CDS encoding DUF6328 family protein: MNETEKDLESLRTPEDENAPDGRSLNDMLQELRILLQGAQVLTAFLVVLPFNQSFGKIHPFEKWVFIATFMCSVASLVFFSAPAAHHRLIRPLIHRVTFKLFATRMILVGLVFLSLALVLVTQLVVWQVMETTASIFVTAFVGILIILVWWLFPIFLRRRV; encoded by the coding sequence ATGAACGAGACAGAAAAAGACCTTGAAAGCCTGAGAACACCCGAAGATGAAAACGCACCTGACGGCAGAAGTCTGAACGACATGCTTCAGGAATTGAGAATCCTGCTGCAGGGAGCTCAGGTACTGACTGCATTTCTCGTGGTACTGCCATTTAATCAGAGTTTTGGGAAAATCCATCCCTTCGAGAAATGGGTTTTTATCGCCACTTTTATGTGTTCTGTTGCAAGTCTCGTATTCTTTAGTGCCCCGGCAGCACATCACCGCCTGATCAGACCTCTCATTCACCGCGTTACATTTAAACTGTTTGCCACAAGGATGATTCTTGTAGGTTTGGTCTTCCTTTCTTTGGCACTCGTGCTCGTTACGCAGCTCGTAGTCTGGCAGGTAATGGAGACTACAGCGAGTATATTTGTTACCGCTTTTGTCGGGATTCTAATAATCCTCGTCTGGTGGTTATTCCCGATTTTTTTGAGGAGGAGAGTGTAA
- a CDS encoding glycoside hydrolase family protein — MKNRVKIFIAVSLIMILFGCKQDAVSTGGDPPPVTITKSPKRGIAYNLTNAADLEALKGGVSWWYNWFYTTTAPSGYNSTYKMEFIPMIWGGTPSNNEILAIKNFVLSHPEVKYILVMNEPNLTDQANRTPQQAAVDWLKYEQVAADLEAQGRTISLVGPAMNWGTMTGYSDPVVWLDAFYAAYKIANPGKVPRIDYLAFHWYDYGLAAQLDRLKKYNKQIWITELANWNANINSYDKQAEQMRQMVAICESRSDVFRYAWFIGRGGLPDNKYTYLFNPTPGELTSLGKLYLSLPWSN, encoded by the coding sequence ATGAAAAACAGAGTTAAGATTTTTATTGCAGTCTCGTTGATAATGATATTGTTTGGATGCAAACAGGATGCAGTTTCAACAGGCGGAGATCCACCACCTGTGACCATTACTAAAAGTCCCAAGCGGGGAATTGCATACAACCTCACTAACGCTGCAGACCTCGAAGCTCTAAAAGGCGGGGTATCATGGTGGTACAACTGGTTTTACACGACCACAGCTCCATCGGGCTACAATTCCACATACAAAATGGAATTTATACCGATGATTTGGGGTGGAACTCCAAGCAACAACGAGATTCTCGCGATCAAAAACTTTGTGCTCAGCCACCCCGAGGTGAAATATATTCTCGTTATGAATGAACCAAATCTCACTGATCAGGCAAACAGAACACCTCAGCAGGCGGCGGTTGACTGGCTGAAGTATGAGCAGGTTGCAGCAGACCTGGAAGCTCAGGGAAGAACGATATCTCTCGTCGGACCCGCAATGAACTGGGGGACAATGACAGGTTATTCCGATCCCGTTGTGTGGCTTGATGCTTTTTATGCTGCATACAAAATTGCCAACCCGGGCAAGGTTCCCCGCATAGATTACCTCGCTTTTCACTGGTATGACTACGGACTCGCCGCACAGCTTGACAGGTTGAAAAAATATAACAAGCAGATCTGGATAACAGAACTTGCAAACTGGAACGCCAACATCAACTCCTACGACAAACAGGCAGAGCAAATGCGTCAGATGGTAGCCATCTGTGAAAGCAGAAGCGATGTATTTCGATATGCGTGGTTTATCGGCAGGGGTGGACTCCCTGACAACAAATATACCTATCTGTTTAATCCGACACCGGGTGAACTCACAAGTCTTGGGAAGCTATATTTAAGTCTTCCGTGGTCGAACTGA